A portion of the Limosilactobacillus reuteri genome contains these proteins:
- the rpmC gene encoding 50S ribosomal protein L29, giving the protein MKSKDYVQELNGLTTDKLLDREKELKEQLFNLRFQLATGQLENTASLKQVRKDIARVKTVLRQQELNK; this is encoded by the coding sequence ATGAAAAGTAAAGATTATGTACAAGAACTGAATGGATTAACCACTGATAAGCTACTTGACCGTGAAAAGGAACTGAAGGAACAATTGTTTAACTTACGTTTCCAATTAGCAACCGGCCAGTTGGAAAATACTGCAAGTCTTAAGCAAGTACGCAAAGATATTGCACGGGTTAAGACAGTTCTTCGTCAACAAGAATTAAACAAATAA
- the rplP gene encoding 50S ribosomal protein L16 codes for MLVPKRVKHRKVQRGHMRGEAKGGKTVTFGEFGLQALDSHWISNRQIEAARIAMTRYMKRGGKVWIKIFPQLSYTSKGVGVRMGNGKGAPEGWVAPVKRGKVMFEVGGVSEEVAREALRLAGHKLPVRTKIVQREEVGGQSNEK; via the coding sequence ATGTTAGTACCAAAACGTGTAAAGCACCGTAAGGTTCAACGTGGTCATATGCGCGGTGAAGCTAAGGGTGGTAAAACTGTTACTTTTGGTGAATTTGGTTTACAAGCTCTTGATTCACATTGGATTAGCAACCGTCAAATTGAAGCTGCTCGTATCGCTATGACGCGTTACATGAAGCGTGGTGGGAAAGTTTGGATTAAGATCTTTCCACAACTCTCATACACTAGTAAAGGTGTTGGGGTCCGGATGGGTAACGGTAAAGGTGCTCCTGAAGGATGGGTTGCTCCAGTAAAACGTGGCAAGGTAATGTTTGAAGTAGGGGGCGTTTCTGAAGAAGTCGCTCGTGAAGCTTTACGTCTTGCCGGTCACAAGTTGCCAGTTCGCACTAAGATCGTACAACGTGAGGAAGTAGGTGGACAATCTAATGAAAAGTAA